The Pseudomonas aeruginosa genome includes the window GGCACGAGGCGAAGCAGATGGCGACCAGCAGCAGCGGCTTGTAGTCGAGGGTCGGGCTCAGCGCCAGCAGGCCCTGGCCGAGCACCAGGCCAAGGTCGACGGCGACCATGTAGCCGGCGAACACCTTGCCGCGCTGGTGGCTCTCGGCCTGCTCGTTGAGCCAGCTCTCGATCACCATGTACTGGTTCATCATCACCGCGCCGGTGATGAAGCGCAGCAGCAGCCAGACTTCCAGCTGATCGACCAGGGCATGCAGCAGCACGGTCACGGTGGCAATCCCGGCGCAAGCCACGTAGGAACGGATATGGCCGAAGCTGGCGATCAGCTTGTGTCCGAATTTTCCACCGCAGACCAGGCCGAAATAGTAGGACGCCATCAGCCCGCCGACCCACAGGTCGCCTGCGCCTTCCTGGGTCAGGCGCAGGCCGATGTAGGTGGTGAACAGGCCGGAGCCGGCCAGCATGAGCAGGGTGGCGGTGTAGAGCGCGGGAAAGGTGACGAGCGGGCTGAACATGACGGTTCCTGGACGGACGGGCCCCACGGCCGGCATCCGCCGAGCATTGTTAGATTCGGGAAGGATCGACGCTGCTGGCCGATCGCGGGCGCAGGCCGTCCTGCGTTCGGCGAGACTCCGACGCCACGCGGCGGCCGGAAGCCACGTCGCGGTGCACAGGGCGGCATTATCCCCGCTCCGGAGCGGCCCCGCCACGGGCGCCGCGAGCGTTCCGTCGGCTCAGCCGCGCCCCGCCGGGAGGGGCTCGCGCGGCGGCAGCCGATATACCCAGATGCGCCGCAAGACAGTGAGGAATTGCCGTCCCAGGCGTCCGCTGTTGTAGGTCTGCCCGTAGCGCCGGGCGATTTCGCGGACCTCGCGGGACAACGCGGCGTAGCGACGCGCCGGCAGGTCCGGGTAGAGGTGGTGCTCGATCTGGTGGCTGAGGTTGCCGGTCAGGATGTGGAACAGCGGCCCGCCCTCCAGGTTGCTGGAGCCGCGCAACTGGCGCAGGTACCAGTGGCCACGGGTCTCTCCCTCCAGCACCGAGGGCGGGAAGACCACCGCCTTCTCGGTGAAGTGGCCGCAGAAGATCACCGTGAAGGTCCACAGGTTGCGCAGCACGTTGGCCAGCAGGTTACCGACGAACACCGCGCCGAAGCCGCCGGCGAACAGGCCGAGAAGCGGGAACAGCAGGTAGTCCTTGGTCCACTGGCGACCCAGCTTGGCACGCAGGCGGCGTAGCAGCGGCATGAGTTCGGCCTTGTCCAGGCGCCCCTTGGCGTACTTGTCCAGGCGCAGATGCTGGATCGCCACCGCGTACTGGAACAGCAGCGCCTGCAGCGTCACCCACAGCGGTTGCCAGCGGTAGAACGGCTTCCAGCGCTGCTCCGGGAACAGGCGCACGACCCCATAGCCGACGTCGTCGTCCTTGCCCAGCACGTTGGTGTAGGTGTGGTGGATATGGTTGTGGGTGTGCCGCCAGAAGTCGGACGGCCCGGCGATGTCCCACTCGTAGGCGCGGCCGGCGAATTCCGGATCGTTCATCCAGTCGTACTGGCCGTGCATGACGTTGTGGCCCAGCTCCATGTTCTCGAGGATCTTGCCCAGGCCGAGAAGCAGGCTGCCGAGCAGCCAGGTCGGCGGCAGCCAGCCGAACATCAGCAGCGCCCTGCCGCTCCAGCAGCAGACGCGCACCGCCGCGCGGACCCGGCGGATGTAGCGCGCGTCGTCCGCGCCGAGATCGGCCAGGGTACGCAGGCGCAGGGCATCGAGTTCGGCGCCGAAGGCCGCCAGTTGTTCCGGGGTCAGTTCGCGGTCGTCGCGCATCGCAGGGCTCGCAGGTCGGTTCACAGGTCCAGCGCCAGGTCGCCGTGGGCGGCGCTGACGCAGAGGCGGATAGGCTGGCCGGGCTCGCTGCACAGCGCGCCGCTGCGCAGGTCGCGCACGCAGCCGCTGAGCAGGACGCAGGTGCAACTGGCGCAGATGCCCTGGCGGCAACCGTGGGCCGGGCGCAGGCCGTGGGCCTCGGCCTGTTCCAGCAGGCTGGCGGCGCTGTCGCCGGAGACTTCCCGCTGCGACCGGGCGAAGCGCAGGCGCACTTCGCGCGGCGCCTCCCCGCTGCGCCAGCGCGGGACGCTGAAGGATTCCGTCTGCAAGCCGGCGAAGCGTGCCCCCAGTTGCTCGCCCACCGCCTCGACGAAAGCCGCCGGCCCGCAGGCCAGGGCCTGGCTGCGCGCCAGGTCGGCTGCCCAGCCGTCCAGGTGGCGCGGCTGGAAATGCCCCTCCAGGCAGCCATCGGCCCGCGCCCCGCGGGTCAGGCTCCAGCGCAACTCCAGGTTCGGGTGGCGCGCCGACAGCGCCTCCAGCTCGCCGAGCCAGGCGCGCTGGCCGGGATGACGGACGTAGTGCAGCCACAGCACGGGACCGCGATAGCCGTTCTCCAGCGCCTCGCGGAGCAGGCCGAGCAAGGGCGTCAGGCCGCTGCCGGCGGCCAGCAGGCAGACCGCCTCGGCCTGCATCGGCCAGCGCAGATCGCCTTGCGCGGGTTGCAACTCGACACGCTGGCCGACCGCCAGGTGTTCGCACAACCAGGGCGAGAGCAGCCCGTCCGGGTGACGCTTGACGGCGATTTCCAGGCGCTCGCCGACCACCCGGGTCAGGCTGTAGCTGCGCCCGACCCGCACCCCGTCGCGCTCCGCCAGCAGCTGGATGTGCTGGCCCGGCCGCGCCGGCGGCCAGCCGGGGGCGGTACGCAGGGCCAGGGCGAGCATATCGTCGGCCACCCAGTAGCGTGCCTCGACCCGCGCATAGTGGCGGTTCAACGACGCCAGCGGATGGGCGTGGCGCAGCAGGCCGTCGACATCGGCCTCACGCAGCCAGCCACGGGCGGCGAGACGGCGCAGGGGTGCGAGCAAAGGGGTCAGGAGCGCGAGGGGAAGCAAGGCCATGGAAAATATTTCAGTGAACGATCGTTCACAAAACTTTGCCCGTTCCGCGCAATCGAGTCAACAAGCGTTCACTGATGTATCCTTCGACCGCTGCCGTCCCCGGTTCGACCGGGTCGCAGGGCTTTTGCTACAGTCGCCGGTCCGCCAAAGGAAGCCGTATGTCCTCACCCCGCGCCGAACAGAAACAGCAGACCCGCCACGCGCTGATGAGCGCCGCGCGCCACCTGATGGAAAGCGGGCGCGGCTTCGGCAGCCTCAGCCTGCGCGAAGTGACGCGCGCCGCCGGCATCGTCCCGGCCGGCTTCTACCGGCACTTCAGCGACATGGACCAGCTCGGCCTGGCGCTGGTCGCCGAAGTCGACGAGACCTTCCGCGCCACCCTGCGCGCGGTGCGCCGCAACGAGTTCGAACTGGGCGGGCTGATCGACGCCTCGGTGCGCATCTTCCTCGACGCGGTCGGCGCCAACCGCTCGCAGTTCCTCTTCCTCGCCCGCGAGCAATACGGCGGCTCGTTGCCGATCCGCCAGGCCATCGCCAGCCTGCGCCAGCGCATCACCGACGATCTGGCCGCCGACCTGGCGCTGCTGAACAAGATGCCGCACCTCGACGGCGCGGCCCTCGACGTGTTCGCCGACCTGGTGGTGAAGACCGTCTTCGCCACCCTTCCGGAGCTGATCGACCCACCCGCCGCCGATCTGCCGCCGCACCTGATGCCGGCCGCGAAGATCACCCACCAGCTGCGTTTCATCATGATCGGCGGCAAGCACTGGCACGGCCTGCCCGGCTGACCCCGCACCTCCCCAGCGGACCTCCGGCTCGGCGTTCGTCCGCGGACTAGACGCGCGCGCACCTTTCCGGTGCGGCAAAAAAGTCGTTGCGCACCAACCTGGCGCGCTGCAATATTTTGTTACATCCCTATGGCCCCGTTTTCCCGGTACAGGCGTCCCGCATCGACCTGGCAAGGCCCTTGCTGGTGCTTGTTGTGATCCCTTTCCTGTCGCATTGCGGAAACTGCCCATGCTGGTCATCCACCAACGCCTGCCCGCCCGCTCGCCCCGCTGGGACGAAGAACTCCACCTGACCTACGAGGCGCGCAGCAAGAGCCGCCTGCGCTGCTTCGCGGCGAGCGGCGAGGAGGTCGGCCTGTTCCTCGAGCGCGGCCAGCCTCCGCTGGCCGACGGCGACTGCCTGGAGGCCCGCGACGGTCGCCTGGTGCGGGTCGTCGCCCGCTCCGAACGTCTGCTCCACGTCACCTGCGCCAGCCCGCTGGAACTGACCCGAGCCGCCTACCACCTGGGCAACCGTCACGTCGCCCTGCAGGTCGGCGACGGCTGGCTGCGCCTGCTCGACGACTACGTGCTGAAAGCCATGCTCGAACAGCTCGGCGCCACGGTGGAGGCCATCGAGGCGCCGTTCCAGCCGGAGCACGGTGCCTACGGCGGAGGCCACCACCACTCGCACCATGGCGAGGCGGAGTTCAACTACGCGCCGCGCCTGCACCAGTTCGGCGTGCGCCGGTGAACAGCATCTGGGCGCGCCTGCGCCTGGCCAGCTCGCAGTTGCCGATCGGCGGATACAGCTATTCCCAGGGCCTGGAGGCGGCCCTCGACAATGGCTGGGTGCGCGACGCCGAGAGCGCGCGGACCTGGCTGGTCGACCAGTTGCAACTGAACCTGGCGCGCTTCGAGGCGCCGCTGCTGGCCGGCCTGCTGCGCGCCGCGCTGATCGGCGACTGGGCCGCCTGCGATGCGGCCAGCGAACGCCATAGGGCCAGCCGCGAGACCCGCGAGCTGGCCCAGGAGAGCCGGCAGATGGGCTTTTCCCTGCACCAATTGCTGGAAGCCCTGCCCGAGCTCGACGCTCCCGGCCGCGCCTGGCTGGCGCGCCAGGACCCGCCCAATCTCGCCGCCGCCTGGGCGATGGCCGCGCGCGCCTGGCGCCTGGACGCCGAGGAGGCGCTGAGTGCCTGGTTCTGGAGCTGGCTGGAAAACCAGTTGGCGGTGCTGATGAAAACCCTGCCGCTCGGCCAACTGGCCGCGCAGAAACTTGCTTCCAGCCTACTGCCGGAACTCGACCGCGCCTGCGCCGAGGCGCTGCGGCGGCCCGCCGTCGAGGGCAGCGCCGCGTTCGGTCTGGCGCTGGCCAGCATGACCCACGAAACCCAGTACAGCCGTCTGTTCCGTTCCTAGGAGAAACCCCATGACATCCCAACCCCTGCGTGTCGGCATCGGCGGTCCGGTGGGCTCCGGCAAGACCGCCCTGACCCTGGCCCTGTGTCGCGAACTGCGCGAGCGCTACAACCTCGCGGTGGTCACCAACGACATCTATACCCAGGAAGACGCGGAGTTCCTGGTGCGCAACGAGGCCCTCGCCCCCGAGCGGATCATCGGCGTGGAAACCGGCGGCTGCCCGCACACGGCGATCCGCGAGGACGCCTCGATCAACCTGGAGGCGGTGGACCAGCTCAACCGGCGCTTCCCCGGCCTCGAACTGATCCTGGTGGAATCCGGCGGCGACAACCTGTCGGCCACCTTCAGCCCCGAGCTGTCCGACCTGACCCTCTACGTGATCGACGTTTCCGCCGGCGACAAGATCCCGCGCAAGGGCGGCCCCGGCATCTGCAAGTCGGACCTGCTGGTGATCAACAAGATCGACCTGGCGCCGCTGGTCGGCGCCTCCCTCGATGTGATGGACCGGGACGCCCGGCGCATGCGCGGCGACAAGCCGTTCGTGTTCAGCAACCAGAAGACCGGCCAGGGGCTGGACGAAATCATCGCCTTCATCGAGCGCCAGGGCCTGCTGACCGCCGCCTGACGCCACTTCGCAACGACAAGGAACCGCCAATGAAACTGCCCAAGCTGCTCGCCGCCCTCGCCCTGCTCGCCGCTCCGGCGCTGGCCTTCGCCCACCCCGGCCACGGCGAACACGGCCTGGTCGCCGGCCTCGCCCATCCGCTCACCGGCCTCGACCACCTGCTGGCGATGTTCGCCGTCGGCCTCTGGGCCGCCCAGCAACAGGGAGCCGCGCGCCTCGCCCTGCCCTGCACCTTCGTCGGCACCATGCTGGTCGGCGGGCTGCTCGGCTTCGAGGGCCTGCAACTGCCGTTCATGGAGACCGGCATCGCCGCCTCGGTGCTCGCCCTCGGCCTCTGCGTGGCCCTCGCCGTGCGCCCGCCGCTGCCGCTGGCGATGGCCGCCACCGCGCTGTTCGCCCTGGCCCACGGGGTCGCCCACGGCCTGGAGCTGCCGGACCTCTCCAGCCCCTGGCTGTACGCGCTCGGTTTCGTCGCCGCCACCGCCGCGCTGCACGCCGCCGGCTACGCGCTGGTGCGCTTCCTGCCGCAGGCGGCCGCGC containing:
- a CDS encoding ferredoxin reductase encodes the protein MALLPLALLTPLLAPLRRLAARGWLREADVDGLLRHAHPLASLNRHYARVEARYWVADDMLALALRTAPGWPPARPGQHIQLLAERDGVRVGRSYSLTRVVGERLEIAVKRHPDGLLSPWLCEHLAVGQRVELQPAQGDLRWPMQAEAVCLLAAGSGLTPLLGLLREALENGYRGPVLWLHYVRHPGQRAWLGELEALSARHPNLELRWSLTRGARADGCLEGHFQPRHLDGWAADLARSQALACGPAAFVEAVGEQLGARFAGLQTESFSVPRWRSGEAPREVRLRFARSQREVSGDSAASLLEQAEAHGLRPAHGCRQGICASCTCVLLSGCVRDLRSGALCSEPGQPIRLCVSAAHGDLALDL
- the desT gene encoding TetR family transcriptional regulator DesT encodes the protein MSSPRAEQKQQTRHALMSAARHLMESGRGFGSLSLREVTRAAGIVPAGFYRHFSDMDQLGLALVAEVDETFRATLRAVRRNEFELGGLIDASVRIFLDAVGANRSQFLFLAREQYGGSLPIRQAIASLRQRITDDLAADLALLNKMPHLDGAALDVFADLVVKTVFATLPELIDPPAADLPPHLMPAAKITHQLRFIMIGGKHWHGLPG
- the desB gene encoding fatty acid desaturase DesB, whose protein sequence is MNRPASPAMRDDRELTPEQLAAFGAELDALRLRTLADLGADDARYIRRVRAAVRVCCWSGRALLMFGWLPPTWLLGSLLLGLGKILENMELGHNVMHGQYDWMNDPEFAGRAYEWDIAGPSDFWRHTHNHIHHTYTNVLGKDDDVGYGVVRLFPEQRWKPFYRWQPLWVTLQALLFQYAVAIQHLRLDKYAKGRLDKAELMPLLRRLRAKLGRQWTKDYLLFPLLGLFAGGFGAVFVGNLLANVLRNLWTFTVIFCGHFTEKAVVFPPSVLEGETRGHWYLRQLRGSSNLEGGPLFHILTGNLSHQIEHHLYPDLPARRYAALSREVREIARRYGQTYNSGRLGRQFLTVLRRIWVYRLPPREPLPAGRG
- the ureE gene encoding urease accessory protein UreE, producing the protein MLVIHQRLPARSPRWDEELHLTYEARSKSRLRCFAASGEEVGLFLERGQPPLADGDCLEARDGRLVRVVARSERLLHVTCASPLELTRAAYHLGNRHVALQVGDGWLRLLDDYVLKAMLEQLGATVEAIEAPFQPEHGAYGGGHHHSHHGEAEFNYAPRLHQFGVRR
- a CDS encoding HupE/UreJ family protein, with protein sequence MKLPKLLAALALLAAPALAFAHPGHGEHGLVAGLAHPLTGLDHLLAMFAVGLWAAQQQGAARLALPCTFVGTMLVGGLLGFEGLQLPFMETGIAASVLALGLCVALAVRPPLPLAMAATALFALAHGVAHGLELPDLSSPWLYALGFVAATAALHAAGYALVRFLPQAAAPLVRLAGLASAGAGVWLLAG
- a CDS encoding urease accessory protein UreF, yielding MNSIWARLRLASSQLPIGGYSYSQGLEAALDNGWVRDAESARTWLVDQLQLNLARFEAPLLAGLLRAALIGDWAACDAASERHRASRETRELAQESRQMGFSLHQLLEALPELDAPGRAWLARQDPPNLAAAWAMAARAWRLDAEEALSAWFWSWLENQLAVLMKTLPLGQLAAQKLASSLLPELDRACAEALRRPAVEGSAAFGLALASMTHETQYSRLFRS
- the ureG gene encoding urease accessory protein UreG, producing the protein MTSQPLRVGIGGPVGSGKTALTLALCRELRERYNLAVVTNDIYTQEDAEFLVRNEALAPERIIGVETGGCPHTAIREDASINLEAVDQLNRRFPGLELILVESGGDNLSATFSPELSDLTLYVIDVSAGDKIPRKGGPGICKSDLLVINKIDLAPLVGASLDVMDRDARRMRGDKPFVFSNQKTGQGLDEIIAFIERQGLLTAA